A single genomic interval of Prunus dulcis chromosome 5, ALMONDv2, whole genome shotgun sequence harbors:
- the LOC117628337 gene encoding uncharacterized protein LOC117628337 has protein sequence MLSSTCSHSLIRRPFLQSPAPKTRVSTRPGALYPISRSFRIFESHSRPSSTRWTRISCFRQENSSSETPKADYIGHLVPEEVVKSEFDDSKVVKKDWGFTLREAADAVFRAIGSRWSVPWTAETIMQVMLLWVVAFWFIGSWMVPFAAHLAGFSRESLTFRGQALFSLVTDVTEGLAGIVILYRCLSRFRPLPPDWFKFSLKGSWQLDVALGCLMFPLVNRLSQFNLNLLPLLPSTPVTISSVEQSILARDPVAMALYAVVVSVCAPVWEEIVFRGFLLPSLTKYMPVWSAILVSSVVFALAHFNVQRMLPLIFLGVVMGVIFARSRNLLPSMLLHSLWNGFVFLDLMK, from the exons ATGTTGAGCTCCACTTGCTCTCACTCTCTTATTCGCCGCCCTTTCCTTCAATCACCTGCCCCCAAAACTAGGGTTTCGACCCGACCCGGAGCTCTATATCCAATTTCCCGGAGTTTTAGGATCTTCGAATCTCATTCCAGGCCTTCCAGCACG AGATGGACAAGAATTTCATGCTTTAGACAAGAGAATTCTTCATCAGAAACCCCGAAAGCTGATTATATTGGACACTTGGTGCCTGAGGAAGTAGTTAAGTCCGAATTCGATGATTCTAAGGTGGTTAAAAAGGATTGGGGATTCACTCTTCGAGAG GCTGCAGATGCAGTGTTTAGGGCGATTGGGAGTCGGTGGAGTGTGCCATGGACAGCAGAGACCATAATGCAG GTCATGCTCCTATGGGTTGTAGCTTTCTGGTTCATAGGTTCTTGGATGGTTCCATTTGCAGCTCACCTGGCAGGTTTCAGCAGGGAATCATTAACATTTAGAGGACAAGCCTTATTTAGCCTGGTGACTGATGTAACTGAGGGTCTTGCTGGAATTGTGATCCTTTATCGCTGCTTATCTCGTTTCCGTCCGCTTCCCCCAGATTGGTTCAAATTTAGCTTGAAAGGATCCTGGCAGTTGGATGTTGCTCTTGGATGCCTTATGTTTCCCCTGGTCAATCGGCTCTCACAGTTCAACCTCAACCTATTACCTCTTTTGCCTTCCACCCCTGTCACAATATCAAGTGTTGAGCAATCAATTTTGGCACGTGATCCAGTGGCAATGGCACTGTATGCGGTAGTAGTTTCGGTGTGTGCTCCTGTATGGGAAGAGATAGTGTTTAGGGGTTTCCTACTTCCTTCCTTGACCAAGTACATGCCTGTATGGTCTGCAATACTGGTGAGCTCGGTTGTATTTGCTTTAGCGCATTTTAATGTACAGAGGATGCTACCGCTTATTTTTCTTGGGGTGGTGATGGGTGTTATATTTGCACGGTCAAGGAACCTATTACCATCAATGCTCTTGCATAGCCTTTGGAATGgctttgtatttttggatttaaTGAAATAA